The stretch of DNA GCTGCCGGGCAGCTGGCCGCCAGACGGTCGGCCGAGGGCGTCGAGCAGTTCGCGTGCGCGGGGGTCGGCCGCCTCGATGCGGTCGGCGCCGTCCAGGACCGCCACGGCCGGCGCTGCCGGCGAGTCCGTGGCGGGCTCGCCCCGGTCGAGAGGCACATCCGCGAGTCGCAGCCCGCGCGCCACGGTCGGCACGACGGCGCCGACGAGCCTTGCCTGGTCGGCGGTGAACCGGTGGCCGGCGAACAGCACCATCAGCGCCCAGGTGCCGGACGGGTCGGTGAACGCCACCCGGAGCTCGTCCGCGGCGCCCTCCGGGGCGATCATCTCGCGGAACCGCGCGCTGGCCTCGGGAATGCCGTGCGTCTCCTGGCTGAGCACGGCCAGCGGCCGCGCGCGCTGCACGATGTCGGCGTAGCGGCTGACGTCGTCGCGCTCGAACTCGTAGTGCAACGACGTCTCGAGGTCGCCGGGCGGGTGCCCGACCGCCGCGTGGCTGATCGGCAGGGCGCTGCCCGGGTCGGTGAGCTGCCAGCACGCGCCGGTGACGTGCATCCCGTGACCGAGGGTCTCGACCACCCGCGTCAGGAGCGCGTCCCCGCCGATGCCGCGGGAGGTCACCCGATCGATGTCGGTGACCAGCCGCCGGTGCAGCCTCGGCTCGACGCTCACGCCGGTCATCGTGTCGTGGCCGTGCGGGCACGGCAACCCCCTAGGACGCGGGATAGCCGGGCGGTCACGGTGCCTCTAGCGTGCTGCCCATGACCTCCACCTCCAGAGCGACCGTCCGGCTGCCGCGGGACGCGACGCTTCGGGACGCCGCAGGCGATGCGCTCAGCATCCGCCTGTGCGCCGCCACCGACGGACGGTGGGAGGTCGTGGAGAACTCCGTACCGGCGGGCTACGCCGGTCCGCCCCTGCACGTCCATGACCGCATCGACGAGACGTTCTACGTGATCGAGGGTGAGCTCACGTTCCGCCTCGACGACGATGTGGTGACGGGCGGCTCGGGCACGACGGTCCACGTGCCTCGCGGCGTGCCACACACGTTCGCGAACTTCGGCGCCGAACGCTGCCGTTACCTCGGCATCGTCGGCGCCACCGATCAGAGGGGAAACACATGACGTACGTGCAGCTCGGCGCGGTGAAGACCTGGTACGACGAGCACGGCGCGGGCGACCCGCTCGTGCTGATGCACGGCGGCCTCGTCGACGCGCGGTTCTTCGAGGCGAACCTCGAACCCCTGGCCGAGAGGTTCCACGTCTACACGCCCGAGCGCCGTGGCCACGGCCACACGCCGGACGTCGAGGGGCCGATCACGTACCAGCTGATGGCCGACGAGACGATCGCGTTCCTGGACGAGGTCGTGGGCGAGCCCGCGGACCTGGTCGGGAACAGCGACGGTGGGTTCGTCGCGCTGCTGGTGGCGATGCAGCGTCCCGAGCTGGTGAAGCGGCTGGTGCTGATCAGCAGCGGCTTCAACAGGAACGGCGAGGCCAATCCTGGCGAGGAGTGGGACGTCGACATGATCACCCAGTTCCTCGGCCCGGCGTACGGCGAGGTGTCGCCGGACGGCGAGGAGCACTTCAGGGTCGTCGCCACGAAGGTCGGCGAGATGGCGGCCGTCGAGCCGAACCTCGACGCCTCGGAGCTGGCCAAGGTGCCGCACCGCACGCTGGCGATGTTCTCCGACGACGACATCGTGACGCTGTCGCACTCGGCTGGAGATGTACGACGCTCTGCCGAACGCGGAGCTTGCGGTGGTCCCTGGCACCTCGCACTTCCTCCCCCAGGAGAAGCCGCACCTGATGAACACCCTCATCCTCGACTTCCTCACCAACGAGCCGGTGCCCACCATCGCGGGCATCCGACGCGCACCCGCGGGCGAGTGAGCACGCCATGGCAGAGCTGACGCTGTCCGCACACCAGACGATGACGCTGCGGGAGAGCACGCAGGACCTGCTCGAGGTCGAGACGGTCTACGCTCCCGCGGGGTCGGCGCCGCCCGAGCACTTCCACCCCGCGCAGGACGAGCACTTCGAGGTGCTGGAGGGCGAGGTCGAGGTCCGGCTCGACGGCCGGACGCGGACGCTCCGCCAGGGTGAGACCCTCGACGTCCCGCGCGGCGTCAGGCACCAGATGTGGAACCCCGGCGACCGCTCGGCGCGCGTCCGGTGGCAGACCCGCCCGGCGGGGCGCACCGAGCAGTGGTTCCGTGCGATCGACGCGCTGCACCGCCAGGGCGCGCTGCGCGCGGACGGCTCGCCGCAGCCGCTCGCGTTCGCGGTGATCGCGACCGAGTACCGCGACGTCTTCCGCCTCGCGGCCGCCCCGTGGGCGGTCCTCCGGCCGGCGCTCGCGGTGCTCGCGCTGGTCGGCCGGATGCAGGGCTACAAGCGGCACCCGCAGCGGGGGGCTTGACAGGGTCCGCTGCCTCACCCCTTTCTTGATTGTGTAAGTCGCTCGGCGGGTATCAAGAAACCGCATGACGCTACGTGTTGTATTTGTGGTCTGGCGGTTTCTTGACACCCTCCGACCGACTTGAAAAAGCGGGCATCTACGGGATGAGGCAGCTCTGTGGCTGCCTCGCTTCCTGGTGGTCACGTGGTTGCGGCCGCATTGCTTGCGACGCCTCCGTAACCGTTATTCATCCGTGACATAGACCCAAACTTGAATGTCCAAAATAGCCCGATCTATTGTCACTACCCGGGTCTATTCTTGGGTTTATGGACGACGACAAGACCCCGGCTGTCACCGCGGACGCGGTGTGGGAACGCGTCTTGTCCCTGCGCGAACAGGTCGCGTTGCTTGCCGGCACGAGTTTCGGTGTGCTGCGCGGCGACGACGCGCAGGGGGTTGTCGCGGTGGTGGAGGAGATCACCCGGATGGTCGCGGTGGTCGAGCAGGGGCTGGTGCGGCAGGTCATCGACCAGGGCCTGCCCGGTGAGCGGGGCTACAAGTCCGCGGTCCCGTACCTACGGGACCTGCTGCGGATCACCGAGTCCGACGCCGGCGCCCGGGTCCGCGCCGCCGACCGGTTCCAGCCCCGCACCGCCCTGACGGGAGAGGTCCTGCCTGCGCGGTTCCCGCAGGTCGCCTCCGCGCAGCGGGCGGGGGAGATCTCGGCCAAGCACAGCACCGTGATCGCGGAGGCGTTGGCGGAGCTCCCCGCCGGAGTGGACGTGCCGACCCGGGAGCGGGCGGAACGGATGCTGGTCTCCTACGCGACCCAGTTGGATCCGGGTGGGGTCCGGTTGAGGGCGCGGCACCTGCAGGCCGTCCTGGACCCGGACGGGCAGCTCGCGGACGAGCAGGAGCGCCGCGAGCGGCAGGAGTTCACCATCAGCCGGGATCTGCATGGCATGTTCCGGCTCCGTGGTCGCCTCGACGCCCCCACCGCGAACGCCGTCAACCTCGCCGTCGAGGCGCTCGCGAAGCCGCAACCCGAGGCCGACGGGACCCCGGACCTACGGACCGCACCGCGCCGGCGAGCGGAGGCGTTGGGCCGGCTCGCGGCCCTGGCTCTCGGTCACCCGGACATGCCCACCACCGGTGGGCACCGGCCGCAGGTCATCGCCACCATCACCCTTGCCGAGCTGCAGGACCGGGTGGGACAGGCGTGGTTGAACAACGGCGAACCCGTGTCCGTGCAGGCACTGCTGCAGGCCGGGTGTGACGCCGACGCCGCCCTCGCCGTGTTCGGGCACCACGGGGAACTGCTGCACTACGGCCGGTCCAAGCGCCTCGCGCCGCCGCCGCTGCGCAAAGCCCTGGTCGCCAGGGACCGCGGGTGCGTGGTGTTCGGGTGCGACGCGCCACCGCAGTACACCGAAGCGCACCACCTCACCTGGTGGTCCCGAGGCGGGGCCACCGACATCGACAACACCGCCCTGGTCTGCACCCGCCACCACACCGACATCCACGCCCGCCGCGTCGAACTCACCATGATCAACGGCCGACCCCACGCTATCCCACCCGCATGGCTCGACCCCACACAGAAACCACGCCGCAACCGAGTCTTCGACCGGCCGCCGTA from Streptosporangiales bacterium encodes:
- a CDS encoding cupin domain-containing protein, coding for MTSTSRATVRLPRDATLRDAAGDALSIRLCAATDGRWEVVENSVPAGYAGPPLHVHDRIDETFYVIEGELTFRLDDDVVTGGSGTTVHVPRGVPHTFANFGAERCRYLGIVGATDQRGNT
- a CDS encoding cupin domain-containing protein; its protein translation is MAELTLSAHQTMTLRESTQDLLEVETVYAPAGSAPPEHFHPAQDEHFEVLEGEVEVRLDGRTRTLRQGETLDVPRGVRHQMWNPGDRSARVRWQTRPAGRTEQWFRAIDALHRQGALRADGSPQPLAFAVIATEYRDVFRLAAAPWAVLRPALAVLALVGRMQGYKRHPQRGA
- a CDS encoding DUF222 domain-containing protein — protein: MDDDKTPAVTADAVWERVLSLREQVALLAGTSFGVLRGDDAQGVVAVVEEITRMVAVVEQGLVRQVIDQGLPGERGYKSAVPYLRDLLRITESDAGARVRAADRFQPRTALTGEVLPARFPQVASAQRAGEISAKHSTVIAEALAELPAGVDVPTRERAERMLVSYATQLDPGGVRLRARHLQAVLDPDGQLADEQERRERQEFTISRDLHGMFRLRGRLDAPTANAVNLAVEALAKPQPEADGTPDLRTAPRRRAEALGRLAALALGHPDMPTTGGHRPQVIATITLAELQDRVGQAWLNNGEPVSVQALLQAGCDADAALAVFGHHGELLHYGRSKRLAPPPLRKALVARDRGCVVFGCDAPPQYTEAHHLTWWSRGGATDIDNTALVCTRHHTDIHARRVELTMINGRPHAIPPAWLDPTQKPRRNRVFDRPP